The sequence tagaacgcacaaatggttgtgctatttatttgttggtaagaatctatttatttgtttattctacttcaaaatgtttttgttttatgtgttttctacattttgatagtatatctaatactgcatatcaatattttgcagccatggtttgcggagcatacccatttggtggcgcccgaggatatagtgacagaacctgcaggaatgtatgtgccaagagtggctaggtggaatcatacaaagatatgtgctgagttcctaaaggatattgatttctgagtatcaggtaaacttgccgtacatattttgtcataataaaaatatatattgataagtacacgttgttcgacatattgatatgtaattattagcatatcaatatgtagtagttattagcatatcaatatgctactacatattagcatatcaatatgtattagttattagcatatcaatttgtggtgatacatattgatatgtagttattagcatatcaatatgtagttctccctgtgtatctaatagagaaagaactacgacatgttttttttttggtaatatctaatatgtagttgcttttttacatttatttgatttgtaccagttccatgttgatttcaaagatgagataacacacgaagaaagacaaatccttaatcgtatttcaagaaggattcaacaggaagcaaatgatgatgctttttgtttagatgagaattccgaatcggaagaagaaagaagaagaggaagaagagaaggaaaagaaaagaagaagaggactcagtattggggggagaagattggaagattaaatacgatgatttgaggaatacaatatcttccaaatggagtgaattcaacacaatgcagcaagagggcgaaccggttgacgcttcaaagcttgagttcatgttgcatgatatttaccggaaagctttccctttgcagagagaagccagccaggaagattatgttagcttgggatgtacacctactccaagaaaccccaatgaagagttgaatgtggaccaaatagttgagaacgaaatgcaaggttctccggaagatcaaacagatgctaatgtcaacattcctgaagttggtttgtcaacaccgaaagatcaaactcatgttaatgccacctctgaggttgaattgtcaacaacttcagtattgaagttccatgatgttgaagttccgcgttctgaggttaaaaattgggctaaatctaatttggagaaaaagtcaaagagatacaagagaaaaagggcaaagaaaacacacaggtaagtagcatattaatatctatctgtgacatatcaatatgtagtggtatctaccattacatattgatatgtaacagtacattcttgtataccactatctatctgttacatatcaatatctatctgttacttatcaatatgtagtggtatctaccattacatattgatatgtaacagtacattcttgtagtggaacatatttatatgtaacagtacattcttgtggtggtagacatagcaaaaactcaagctaagtaggtttttgttgacagtttcaattgatttttgcaggttgatcaacttgaagttaggcaggaagcagcaaaggagttgcttacaactatgctagaaacgaagtcttcagttgtagttaattcgcagaaatttccagagtataacgccggattggcggcggaagagtttcatttgctggatgtacctttgtttactatgatgtcgagtttggaacacattgaaaagctgtctatgccagattttatagaaatggcaaactctggcattggtgtttatgtcgaagagtttgcagacctccttccagataacaacgatggtctttttggtattaacttacgagaacaatttgataatctgtttggaagagatttgcggcctttacaaattccacaagaaacaactgagcaacaagaacccattgaaccgaaagatgcaggtgaagttacaggtaagcaacaagaatacatacctacaaccagttcaaaaagtcatttggaggttgcatcacaagatcctttggatgtttcatcacaagatgttctggatgtcccctcgcaagatgttttggaggttccatcacaggtgaatgatatgtactaaaaatctcattttgtgtagttaatattactacaaatcactacatactgatatgtatatcagtatggtagcactagaaatcactataccatacaatcatataccactacatgctttcaaaaatgattaggtgatgtaactattttatgcaatatagatatttacatatttttttatgttgattaaaaatgcaggaacagtttagcccaagccagaaacaaaaaatggtaaaagtgaacaaaaagcgtgctacaaagcccgaaaagcagcaggtaacaacacccaccagacctgttactcgttcccatcctgcaaagaaggAGTAGATAtatatgagagtggaagtaagttctcaccatcatataaaggaccgaaagctgcagctgcagaagcactaccactaaacaaaaagagaaagcttaaattgcgcaagtatttccggaaactgactaaatcaccattctataatgacatgaacgatgaacaaaagagtactctttccacatacatcaataatgcaaaaaatcttaggtgagttctcaattgacacttttatattgatatgtactattagtttgtgtatgtacttttgatatacatacatatttgtataaaaaatactgagaaagacatatcagtatgtactgttacacaaagaatactaacctttacgtcgtttattttctagctcaattgcttggagagtgggagaaggtggtctttgtgtaagtggaactacagttgatgacttggtgcagaacgatttattagaacaagatcttctcaactacgcacaatacaagcttaacaccaaatttcagaatgagcaaccgatgcacgaagtatacaggaaatacttgcctgtgttgcatctggatccgtccgcttgggtaagttgttatcttacactgcatatttactacacacatattcaaaaattaaaaaagtatgtaggggtaggtacactacatatcaatattgcataaaacaaaattagatataaactatttcaagtacatccatgttttcagtacaatgtcgagttcccggataacctcaaaggagcacacatgattctgtttacaaaccaatattggcgatggatgaaagtatcaagaagattcttgtaccaatgtgccaccacaatcttcattggacgctacttgagtatgactgcgaaaaaatggtgttcaaccactacaattcttctaaggctgaatggggaggtatttgttatccacacgcctgcaaaatggcagattacatgtacgtacctatcaacgtgtacttgctggagaagaacaaagtaacaatgaagaatgtaatagtgaatgaatgtgaagcacctcaacaagggggatcgccagactgtctactgtttgtgatgcattttatgaagatgatgtcaaaaagaaaatatgtgggagtgcctttgggagatgatgaagaagtgcaagcgaagattcgtaacaaaagggtcccgttagcatgcaaattgctgaaagcatctccaccggaaatcagttggcagatgacacaaaaatagtcttacttgctaaaagtaatctgacagtacatatcactatttacctattttcttttttctttttattcttggtttcatttcatttcatgagttcaagaatgttcaaaaacatatatctaatatgtagtgatttttaatttgaatttgggtttaactttaatgtagtgatatttcaattgtgttacttaaacatgattttgtgttgttgatagggggcgctgccccctcaaaagatggtgaatcagctggaaaaccaaaagatgttctaaataatcttagtggaagatggttaaaccacaaaccagtacatatttaattgttttcttgttacaaacatctagtatggttacactacaaccactacatatcagtatgtagtggtagatactaacactacaatactgacatgtaatttcagtatgtaaatacttcactactggtgatagatactgacattttgatagacttaaaaacatatttcattattcgaaaataactacaataactacattttgatagacttataatgtttcaaaaaccaaaagatgttctaagaaacaacaaaaacagtattttcagtacacttgtaatgtatgtactgtaaatgaaatacttattaaccaaattcagttggtactgacaaaatcaaaaagaaaaacggtagaatagaacaagggctagaggaaagaattgtggaaaaggaatctggcaacatcatcgatataacattctgctgcacgttcaagcctgtgataaaagaaaaagagaaatcagaacactacttgcttaaaagtacattgtattgtatcaaacttacttaattaagacattaatatgtatctgactgaaatacatacctgacacaaaatcattcttcagaaagttcatactgtcggataagattgcatgttgccttgttgtgatgagtcttcaaattacagtttgaacacttgacagattttctactagtctcaaatgcagacttaaaacgtttcccctttttcctgcctggtggagacctaattacttctgctgggagaacgatatcatctacgtgatactcatcgggcctgtgagaaaaaaacagtatcatataaatggaatgaaccacaactacatatgaatatgtacacggtatattgttcctgaaaaacaaatataaaaaaatgtagtggtatctaccattacatatcagtatgtaacatccatatgtaagtaggtttatgttgacagtttcaattgctattacatgtgtaagtggtatctaccattacatattgttatgcaaaatatgaaaatgtactgattaaagacacatacctgtcgtggttaggaacgggtctaatagctattgaatatagcttacgaaaagtggtaactttgaaataatcttcaacgtaatcaagaatccttcctccagatctagtaatagctgcagtagcgtgcgagcatggaaaaccataaacgcgccatcgttggcaagtacaagtttttctctctagatctaccatatgagatctgcacagtacatattcatgtgttatttttcagtacacctaatatacacagtacatatttatatgttctcacagaaacatggtacttaaaaaaaaaaagagaaagtaaataacattcagatgatagagattaggggtaaacgctaaccttggagaatgcacttcataacgattagcatctgactggctaactttccagggacggccaatttggatgtgtagttcaaagcaaggcttgatacgtaggggttagcagttctgggtccatcaagagactctcttcacgacgttctgacatcatttccatcatacgtatcctacacgacaaggggatagcaaagtctgttatactaaaaatatacgtagattaacagaacatatatgctaatactgttacaaaaagaaaactaatataagcttgtactgtgactaaggaaactgatacaaacctgatcgagtcaacgaacgcacacgcaggtaatttcttctctttgttaatccagctattgaacgattcagcaacgctagatgaagtgtaaccataactacagcccttgaagaaagcactggaccacttttcttttggaatgttgcggcagtagtcagcaacccaaggccttcccaaattaaccatttcttgaagaccttcctcgtatgttgcaggagaaagagcatatgtcgcctttcggaaagcatcagtcacttccttatacttttcgtcagactttgcgataggtaagtttttgtccaaatggaagtaacaatatctttgatgagaatcagggaactctttgggaatatatttaaccaacccttcacctcggtcagtcataaaagtgattgggcgatcatcattcaaagcctccttcagtttcttgaaaaaccattcccagctgatattgtcttcaccaggtactaaagcaaacgcaagcggataaaatcctgcaaaaaggaattactagttatgttaagcaactaatattgacactacatattgacatgcagttggtttacctctttgttgatatgtgaaaacctgacactacataataacatgttaagcaactgattgacactacattttcacatgcagtatggtttatctcatactcagtaaggtcaatatgtagtatgtagtatggtcaatactcattgtcagatagtgaagtaaggtcaatatgagtgatctaactaccagacactacatatcaaaaaaaaaagaaccagttaccttgattgccattaagacatgttgctgccatgagacctcctttaaaagttccagtgagaaatgtacagtcacagaaaatcatgggacgacatagtttatatccctctatacaagctccaaagcaaacaaaaagtctattgaatctttttgtagcatcattgaaatcgaaatcaataaatgacccagggtttgtttccctaacagcattcacccaccaagcaagatcagtgtacgacttcacatcattaccaaaaatctgtttatgcgacaactcaattgcatgatatgcgtggtgatactggatttcaatgccaccaccaactttaagataatctatgatctctgctggtgttatgcgagggttgtgcctgaccatctcatgaattagactgttcatgagtttttttgtaactcttggattcttcaacatataaccaccgccacaggtgtgccttcccacatattcctttatcttaaaaacatcaatagaactaccaatggcagttgcgtgaagcttccatgaacaacctttcacactacatacggcggtgaatctctcaaggtcattcttcttcttaattacctcatatccagttctcatgcagtatttttggcatgctatacgtacggcatcaacaccaccatagaataattgatctgtatcatcaaaaatcttatcccaaccatctgaacAAAACACTCTTGGggttctttaccttctttcaaataaactatctttgcactgacaactaagtctgcattactgtcaacttccatacgcctagacgcgccatttgaaattgcatccacgtgcaaatcaaagaaagctgattgctttgaagaatgtaatgcagagatgcTCTGGAGTGTTAAatcggcaagaataggaactatcgcttgattctggaaatagttaaccagaatagtcgatggagtcaaccagctccacatattacagatgcaaaatttcaaatcctctaaagttgaaaacgatgtaacctcatatgcaaaatggtattgcttatggtatacatgagaatagatggagaagtctggtttgggagcaacgccagacatgttaaccctgtaaatgatccaaaaattaactaagtctctgaatggatataagttatacatattgatatgtattggcatctactgtattgcacgatacatactaagagcgcaggctatatgtagtacgtattggtatgtaacatgtagaataactaagtctctgaattcctatacgttatacatattgatatgtattggcatctactgtattttagtaagatatatttgcaggctatatacagtacgtattggtatgtaacatgtaaaatatattttacaacatatcaatatgttttgagtttcatcttctataaatagaagaactGCAACTATATCagaaagagaatacaaaattactacacgatctatctaacaaaacaaacctatatcaaaaaatatagtaaaacaaacctatatcagattataaagaaactaaaacagaacagcatcatagaaaaggtgattatagtaacatacattgttcgaatctgagattaacctaattcgattttaagatacctaattgaaacacacaaaaatcacaatgtaaatcgaacggaaactgaattgaacaatataaatcataacaaaactgaaatcataaaagaaagataacaatgtacatcatagacaactattctgatagaaatcggatcaggataaacctaattattcatcaacattccagaacaacagcagaggaaatgatttacgagataaatacctgttcgaatctgatttcgaagcacagatgatttacgagataatagctgtgatgagcctaattgaaagacgctaccagatactgtgatgaaccaaaacgcaggagcagagaaaccaaagaaacaatcagatgaaaaaaaagagaaagaaactgaatttgatttgttcgtggagttgcagaaagggtatttttggtacttttgaaaaacttgtcttgtgtgacccgcacgttttggattagggaataaatattctggtccaaaaacatgtttttggaccaacgGATAATTTTATTCTAGGGGTGGATTAGAGAGTAACCGGTAGTGGGTTTCCTGGACTACCTAGTAATTCCTAGTTGGTTTATTCACAGCAATTCAGTGAAGTTTGTGTTAAGGGTAAAGCAGCCCTTATCAGCTTCGGTTTCTCTTGTACCGCGCCCTCATTGCTCAACTTGTATGCGGTGATGAATCTAATGATAAATTCAGTGGTGTTATAGACAGTAGACTAGAACAACCCTTCATCGTTTTTCAGTAATTTATACAGTAAGAATACGGATTGAATTTCTGAAGTTTTCAGTCCAAATGCTTCAAATTCcagtatcttcttcttcatctccaacaTTCCTCTCATGGTGTTGGAGTTTGAACCCtccttctgcttcttcttcttcattacctCCTACCTACAGTTTCCCAACAAATAGTGTCAGCAAAAGAAGAAGGAAGTACCCTTTTCGTGTGATGAACAGTACTAAAGTTGAAGACGATTACCATGCAACTCTCAAAGCTTTGAATAAAAGAGGTCGTACTCCTAGAAAATCCCTTGGTCAGGTACCAAATAATAACCTACCTTTTCTGATTCAATTATCTTGCATAACTTTCATTTGGGTAATTCATCAAACATTGAGTATGCCAACCCTGATGCTGATTATTTTGTAAAATTAATTGTTATTTTCAGCATTACATGTTGAATTCTTCAGTCAACGATCAACTTGTTAGTGCTGCTGATGTAAAAGAAGGGGATGTTGTCCTTGAAATTGGACCTGGAACTGGTTCTTTAACTAATGTTCTTTTGAATTCTGGTGCTACTGTTCTTGCTATTGAAAAAGTATTCCGTTCTTACTGACTCACTATTTGATTTTCGatataaatatttagattttgCAGTTGGGACTTTATGTATTGTTGAAACCTTTTTGAGTTGATGTTGTAGGATCCTCACATGGTTGCACATTTAAGAGAACGATTTGGAGGCATCAGTTCGTTCACGGTACTCTTTTTTAATTCTTTGTTTGGTTATCTTATCTTTGATGTGAGTTGTTATTATACTGAACCCACGATTTCCGTAGTGGAAAATATTGTGTACATTTAGAGTTTTTTGTAgtggtattttttccttttttggaaaTCAAATTATCGAATGGAACAACTTAATGATGCAGGTTCTTGAAGAGGACTTCACAAAATGTCACTTTACTTCCCATTTGATGACTTTGTTGAATACACCGGACGAAGAAAACTTCAAACACGCAAAAGTAAGTGTACCCCTTTTATTATATACACTATCATCTGAAATGCTTTCACTAATGTGCATCTTTGTGTGAAATGATAGTTTCTTTCCCTCTAAACTAATGAAATACTCTTATGAACACAAAATACCACCTGCAACCGACTGGACGTGGTTTGCCTTAAAAACAATTCCTTTTTTCACTTTCATGTGTGTTATATAGGAAGTAGCCACCTCCAAAATTAATGTGCTTGAGTGCCTATTTTTACAGGTAGTTGCCAACATACCTTTCAATATAAGTACTGATGTTGTGAAGGAACTTCTTCCAATGGGTGACATCTTTTCAGCAGTTGTTCTCTTACTCCAGGTTGGTCCTGTATTCTTCCTTTATGTTTTGGATAGGATGCATATTTCTCAATTAGATTTTAACTGCACAATTTTTCACCTTTGATGTACCATGAATTCATTATCATTATTGTTAAATTGGTTGTATCAGGATGAGACAGCTTTGCGATTAGTAGATGCATCATTGCGAACATCGGAGTACCGTCCCATCAATATATTTGTGAACTTCTTCTCTGGTATACAGTCTCCTAATGTTTCCATGCTTTTCAAGTACATTTGCTTTCATGTATCTCACCCGGATTCGTATATAGAAGAAAATTTGGATCAAACAACATTCATGTTTGGTAACGAGGATAAATTGCTGCTGTGAAGTTAGCATCATTATCCATCTCCGATTACGGAATTATAAGTACTCCAAACTTCCAGTAAACTGATTGCGAAAAGAAGATAGCATTAACTACTCAAAACTAGAGCCAAGTGACCCATTTTAATCCAACGATTGAGATTTTGAAAAAAGTTCTATGCGCTTTTCTTATGTATTTGTGTAGTTTCCTCCAACATCACTGAAATCCTTCTAGGTATATGAACTTGGGAACTTGCAAAGTTGCTAGAAGTTTAGGTAAACATTTTCAAGCAGGTTTGAATGTTTTTAACCCGCGCTTTGTTTTTTACTATCAGGTAGAGTTTCTTTTtgaaagaacaaaattcatgcacTGAATATAGCAAATGTGGTTGGTACTTTGTAGTCTTGTCTTTGCAGTCTTGACATGAATTTTAGTGATCTTGTGCTACTCATCTAATCCCGAATGATTCACTTGAAGTATTAAACAAATAACAG comes from Papaver somniferum cultivar HN1 chromosome 7, ASM357369v1, whole genome shotgun sequence and encodes:
- the LOC113297142 gene encoding ribosomal RNA small subunit methyltransferase, chloroplastic-like, with the protein product MLQIPVSSSSSPTFLSWCWSLNPPSASSSSLPPTYSFPTNSVSKRRRKYPFRVMNSTKVEDDYHATLKALNKRGRTPRKSLGQHYMLNSSVNDQLVSAADVKEGDVVLEIGPGTGSLTNVLLNSGATVLAIEKDPHMVAHLRERFGGISSFTVLEEDFTKCHFTSHLMTLLNTPDEENFKHAKVVANIPFNISTDVVKELLPMGDIFSAVVLLLQDETALRLVDASLRTSEYRPINIFVNFFSDPEYNFQVLRSNFFPEPNVDAAVATFKLKQTADYPPVASTKSFFSMVNSAFNGKRKMLRRSLQHICPSLEIENALQSLSLPTTEFDKIARFRVQLYMLSYANLQCLAEREL